A window of the Polaribacter sp. HaHaR_3_91 genome harbors these coding sequences:
- the mqo gene encoding malate dehydrogenase (quinone), protein MPKISSVKHSEFVLIGGGIMSATLAILLYEKFPGKKITIIEKLPTIAQESSEAWNNAGTGHAGNCELNYTPEKKGVVNITKAISISEQFTETYNFWKDCEEKGYINNLSKCISEVPHLSFVRGKKDVAFLEKRYEVIKDTPQFKDMLFSKDKEQIKKWLPLMMEGRADKEEIAATFFEKGYDVNFGEIAEQIFRFLKKQDNVELLNHSNVNNIQKSKRGNWVVTIKGQNVVKSWMLASKYLFIGAGGGTLPLLEKANIKEAKGYGGFPISGLWLRCTNPEIIEKHNAKAYGKAGRGAPPMSVPHMDSRMINGRKELLFGPFAGFTTRFLKHGSMFDLPRSVEFDNIMSLLGAGYQNLPLVKYLIKQVRLSFKDRMEELRAFYPEANNDDWKTVIAGQRVQIIKRNKKGFGKLEFGTEIIISEDKTIAALLGASPGASTSYSVMKEVFDKSFKL, encoded by the coding sequence ATGCCAAAGATTTCATCTGTAAAACATTCCGAATTTGTACTTATTGGAGGCGGTATAATGTCTGCAACATTAGCCATCTTGCTTTATGAAAAATTTCCTGGAAAGAAAATAACCATCATAGAAAAGCTACCTACAATAGCCCAAGAAAGCTCTGAGGCTTGGAATAATGCTGGTACTGGACATGCTGGAAATTGTGAATTGAATTATACTCCAGAAAAAAAAGGTGTTGTAAATATTACAAAAGCCATCAGTATATCGGAGCAATTTACAGAAACTTATAATTTTTGGAAAGACTGTGAAGAAAAAGGCTATATCAACAATTTATCAAAATGTATAAGTGAAGTTCCACATCTTAGTTTTGTTAGAGGAAAAAAGGACGTTGCTTTTTTAGAAAAGCGTTATGAGGTTATAAAAGATACCCCTCAATTTAAAGACATGCTTTTCTCTAAAGATAAAGAACAAATAAAAAAATGGCTACCTTTAATGATGGAAGGAAGAGCCGATAAAGAAGAAATTGCTGCTACCTTTTTTGAAAAAGGATATGATGTTAATTTTGGTGAAATTGCAGAACAAATATTTCGTTTCTTAAAAAAACAAGACAACGTAGAATTATTAAATCATAGCAATGTTAACAATATACAAAAGTCTAAAAGAGGTAATTGGGTAGTAACTATAAAAGGACAAAACGTTGTTAAAAGTTGGATGCTTGCCTCTAAATATCTTTTTATTGGAGCTGGTGGAGGTACATTGCCTTTATTAGAGAAAGCAAATATAAAAGAAGCAAAAGGTTATGGAGGTTTTCCTATAAGTGGTCTATGGTTACGTTGTACCAATCCAGAAATTATAGAAAAACATAACGCAAAAGCTTACGGTAAAGCAGGACGTGGTGCACCACCAATGTCTGTTCCTCATATGGATTCTAGAATGATTAACGGTAGAAAAGAATTATTATTTGGCCCTTTTGCGGGCTTTACAACTAGATTCTTAAAACATGGTTCTATGTTTGATTTACCAAGATCTGTTGAGTTTGATAATATTATGAGTTTATTAGGTGCAGGTTATCAAAATTTACCGCTTGTAAAATACTTAATAAAACAAGTAAGATTATCCTTTAAAGACAGGATGGAAGAATTAAGAGCTTTTTATCCTGAAGCAAATAACGACGATTGGAAAACTGTAATTGCTGGACAACGTGTTCAAATTATAAAAAGAAATAAAAAAGGGTTTGGTAAATTAGAATTTGGAACAGAAATAATAATTTCTGAAGATAAAACAATTGCTGCTCTTTTAGGCGCTTCACCTGGTGCATCTACTTCTTACTCTGTAATGAAAGAAGTGTTTGACAAAAGTTTTAAATTATAA
- a CDS encoding lycopene cyclase family protein has product MNYYDYIIVGGGASGLMMAYRMSKDSFFDNKSILIVDEVKKQVNDKTWCYWEEQDGEWNDILTTSWKNIVFKSAIYNKVENIAPYQYKMIRSKDFYLKIWNQIASKINISFLEESVLNINQLSSEAEVITENKVLKTRTVLNSILSDDYKKQSKYPVLRQHFVGFFIQTEEDFFDDSAATFMDFTVEQKGNTRFMYILPYNKKEALFEYTLFSKDLLAYNIYKTEIEKYLQSKNINNYKIIEKEQGLIPMTCYKFWNKNSKNIINIGTAGGWSKASTGFTFNKINKKTILLINHLKQNKPLPKFHKINKFWFYDLLLLDILSEKNHIGSFLFSNLFKRSSPKKILKFLDEETSVFEDLQVILKMPPKHFIIALFKRIL; this is encoded by the coding sequence AGACGAAGTAAAAAAGCAAGTTAACGATAAAACTTGGTGTTATTGGGAAGAACAAGATGGCGAATGGAATGACATTTTAACTACTTCTTGGAAAAATATTGTATTTAAGAGTGCTATATATAATAAGGTAGAAAATATTGCTCCTTATCAGTATAAAATGATTCGTAGTAAAGATTTTTATTTAAAAATATGGAATCAAATAGCCTCAAAAATAAATATTTCTTTTCTTGAAGAAAGTGTTCTTAATATTAATCAATTATCCTCTGAAGCAGAAGTAATAACAGAAAATAAGGTATTAAAAACACGAACTGTACTTAATAGTATTTTGAGTGATGATTATAAAAAACAGTCTAAATACCCTGTTTTAAGACAACATTTTGTTGGTTTTTTTATACAAACAGAAGAAGATTTTTTTGATGATAGTGCAGCAACTTTTATGGATTTTACGGTTGAGCAAAAAGGAAATACACGTTTTATGTATATACTTCCTTACAATAAAAAAGAAGCATTGTTTGAGTATACCTTGTTTTCTAAAGATTTATTAGCTTATAATATTTATAAAACAGAAATAGAAAAATATCTACAAAGTAAAAATATTAACAATTATAAAATTATTGAAAAAGAGCAAGGTTTAATACCAATGACCTGTTATAAATTTTGGAATAAAAACTCTAAAAATATTATTAATATTGGTACTGCAGGTGGCTGGTCTAAAGCAAGTACAGGTTTTACTTTTAATAAGATTAATAAAAAAACAATCCTTTTAATCAATCATTTAAAACAAAATAAACCATTACCAAAATTTCATAAAATAAATAAATTTTGGTTTTATGATTTACTGTTATTAGATATTTTAAGTGAAAAAAACCATATAGGATCTTTTCTTTTTTCAAATTTATTTAAACGTTCTTCACCTAAAAAAATATTAAAATTTTTAGATGAAGAAACTTCTGTTTTTGAAGATTTACAAGTGATACTTAAAATGCCTCCAAAACATTTTATCATAGCACTTTTTAAAAGAATTTTATAA